The Sinomicrobium kalidii genome contains a region encoding:
- a CDS encoding DUF5703 domain-containing protein, translating into MKNKLPYILLILTAIPRAQTPVLEDYNSVWTEQSKNASESMPLGGGDIGLNVWVEQGDLYFYISRSGTFDEHNTLLKQGRMKIRLEPNPFDEDFKQELVLKDGYVKIEGGNVQVKLWVDVFTPVIHADIKSSAPVFVSAFYENWRYKNRRVEGKANNANSYKWAPQGDIITYRDSVFFEGNGIKFYHRNREETVFDVAVKQQGMEAVKEQMFNPLARRTSGGYISAPGMRPEGTTTGKYRDTGFKAWKLYTPDPVKRQKLHIYLHTGQAEKVESWHEKLKQNITTYNREKYTKREKRTAAWWHNFWERSFIYVKKQGSTSKDSVWQTGRNYQLFRYMLGCNAYGKYPTKFNGGLFTYDPVYVDSTLKFTPDHRNWGGGTMTAQNQRLVYFPMLKSGDFDMMDAQLDFYLDLQKNAELRSKVYWDHNGASFTEQLENFGLPNPSEYGWDRPEDYDPGMQYNAWLEYQWDTVLEFCLMMLERHRYNGDDIRKYLPFVTSCIRFFDEHYQYLARKRGAKALDENGHLVLYPGSAAETYKMTYNANATISALRVITQRLLELPYGMLNDTGTAYIREVSGRIPPLNYREMEGHKVLSPARLWERVNNTEVPQLYPVFPWGIYGVGRPGLETAQNTWKYDPDAIKFRSHIGWKQDNIFTARMGMTNEAARFTLKKMADSGRRFPAFWGPGFDWVPDHNRGGSGMIGMQEMLLQAVDKKIYLFPAWPAGWDVHFKLHAPGNTTVEAKLINGELKMLNVIPKQRENDVINMFNLSNSEKIKKYGTHEEN; encoded by the coding sequence ATGAAAAACAAATTACCATACATACTACTGATCCTCACCGCCATCCCCCGGGCACAAACCCCGGTGCTGGAGGACTACAACTCCGTATGGACGGAGCAGAGCAAAAACGCTTCGGAGTCCATGCCTTTGGGCGGCGGCGATATCGGTTTGAATGTCTGGGTGGAGCAGGGCGACCTGTATTTCTATATTTCGCGGAGCGGTACTTTCGACGAACACAACACCTTGTTAAAACAGGGGAGAATGAAGATCAGGCTGGAGCCCAACCCTTTTGATGAGGATTTTAAACAGGAGCTGGTATTAAAGGACGGCTATGTGAAAATAGAGGGCGGTAATGTACAGGTCAAATTGTGGGTCGATGTTTTTACACCCGTGATCCATGCCGATATCAAAAGTTCAGCCCCCGTTTTCGTCAGTGCCTTTTATGAGAACTGGCGTTATAAAAACAGAAGAGTAGAAGGGAAGGCCAACAATGCCAATTCCTACAAATGGGCACCGCAGGGAGATATTATCACCTACAGGGATTCCGTATTTTTCGAAGGTAACGGGATAAAATTCTACCACCGCAACCGGGAAGAGACGGTTTTTGATGTGGCCGTAAAGCAGCAGGGCATGGAAGCCGTAAAAGAACAAATGTTCAATCCGCTGGCCCGCCGGACGTCCGGCGGTTATATTTCCGCGCCGGGCATGCGGCCGGAGGGAACGACGACGGGAAAGTACAGGGACACCGGTTTCAAGGCCTGGAAATTATATACCCCCGACCCGGTAAAGCGTCAGAAACTGCATATCTACCTGCATACCGGACAGGCAGAAAAGGTGGAGTCCTGGCACGAGAAGCTGAAGCAAAATATAACAACATATAACAGGGAAAAGTACACCAAAAGGGAAAAGCGGACCGCAGCGTGGTGGCATAATTTCTGGGAGCGGAGTTTTATCTATGTCAAAAAACAGGGGAGTACTTCCAAAGACTCTGTATGGCAGACCGGCCGGAATTACCAGCTGTTCCGTTATATGCTGGGTTGTAATGCCTACGGAAAATATCCGACCAAGTTCAACGGCGGACTTTTTACCTACGATCCCGTGTACGTTGATTCTACCCTGAAATTCACCCCCGACCACCGGAACTGGGGCGGGGGAACAATGACCGCCCAGAACCAGCGCCTCGTATATTTCCCGATGCTTAAAAGCGGGGATTTCGACATGATGGATGCCCAGCTGGATTTTTACCTGGACCTGCAGAAAAATGCCGAGTTGCGCAGCAAGGTCTACTGGGATCACAACGGGGCTTCTTTTACGGAGCAATTGGAAAATTTCGGATTACCCAACCCTTCCGAATACGGCTGGGATCGCCCCGAAGACTACGACCCCGGCATGCAGTACAACGCCTGGCTGGAGTACCAGTGGGATACCGTGCTCGAATTCTGCCTGATGATGCTCGAACGTCATCGGTACAACGGCGATGATATCCGGAAATACCTGCCTTTTGTCACAAGCTGTATCCGTTTTTTTGACGAACACTACCAATACCTGGCCCGTAAAAGAGGGGCAAAAGCACTGGATGAGAACGGTCACCTCGTATTGTACCCCGGTTCTGCCGCCGAAACCTATAAAATGACCTACAATGCCAATGCCACCATATCCGCTTTAAGGGTGATTACACAACGGCTGCTGGAATTGCCCTATGGGATGCTGAACGATACCGGAACTGCGTATATCCGGGAAGTATCGGGCCGTATCCCGCCGTTGAATTACCGGGAAATGGAAGGACATAAAGTGCTGAGCCCGGCCAGACTCTGGGAAAGGGTAAACAATACCGAAGTACCGCAACTCTATCCTGTTTTCCCCTGGGGAATTTACGGTGTGGGCAGACCCGGGCTGGAAACGGCACAGAATACATGGAAATACGACCCCGATGCCATAAAATTCCGGAGTCACATAGGCTGGAAGCAGGACAACATATTCACCGCCCGGATGGGGATGACCAATGAAGCAGCCCGGTTCACCCTGAAAAAAATGGCAGATTCCGGCAGAAGGTTCCCCGCGTTCTGGGGCCCCGGTTTCGACTGGGTTCCCGATCACAACCGGGGAGGCTCGGGGATGATAGGCATGCAGGAAATGCTGTTACAGGCGGTGGATAAAAAAATATACCTCTTTCCCGCCTGGCCGGCAGGCTGGGATGTGCATTTCAAACTGCATGCCCCCGGAAATACCACCGTGGAAGCAAAGCTTATAAACGGAGAACTGAAAATGCTCAACGTCATTCCGAAGCAAAGGGAAAATGACGTCATCAATATGTTCAATCTTTCGAATTCAGAAAAAATAAAAAAGTATGGAACTCATGAGGAAAACTAA
- a CDS encoding SusC/RagA family TonB-linked outer membrane protein: MKHEHLKKLLMVFIFLGSIVVCAQDGEGVTVSGTITDTSGDPLPGVTILIKGTNTGTVTNFDGEYEIEASEGDILSFSFVGMKSQERAVEGPSVFDIRMVEDNAQLEEVVVVGYGEQKKEDLTGAVENIDVDEVVDLPVSNLSEALVGRVPGLSVSGGSGRPGEAASIQIRQTFGFSKDGNTTLPLVVIDDMIQVDPETGLPTLETFNRLDPSEIESITVLKDGSAAIYGARASQGAIVVKTKRGRPGKTKFNYYGQFSFNDAVSHSKTMSAYEYGLWHNRFLKADNRDDEGRNLFSAEELEEMKNLDYNWLDKAWSSAGQQKHALTVSGGSEKVTYFAGTTYFTQGANLGEQSYEKWNFRTGINAKISNSFDLSVSVSGNTGDVEKSFTKAAANINDSSYGSKAGGGEQADYGYLLHMPRYIPWQTMVNGEQYWMSPFPRTDRNLQSANSNRTIAGWNYFATLNNGSKQVTEDFSYNVNASLTYKVPFIKGLSLKGTFARSESSVRTEQVQLPYTLARITNYNNEGHHLASAAEDSDYKIETNERNSRVYYNNDDNKSTQVNFFINYARTFGDHDISAMVGMERSESSYKSTRLAYEGTSADYLGTHETAGELSDNSTSYKGEAGTLSYLGRVNYSYKSRYLFQFLFRSDASTKFAPENYWGFFPSVQVGWIMSKENWFRDALPWVDHLKIRYSIGKTGKDNIKAWRWMQYYDLYTDKGFQFGENGGELGGGLSPKVTPNRDVRWDNTIKHNVGLDINVLQNRLQIGTNFYYDRTTDMLTDMAGTAGVPISVGGGFAEQNYAAVDAWGTEVSVNWRDQINDNFGYNVGVNFGISNNKVKEYPEQALQHPSYNVVQQGASLFYPTWGFETWKETSTGDGILRTDEDIQKYWGYLTERANNAGVDPMYFDINSVDALQKGMMAYKDVGGDFNSETGTQAGPDGRITDNLDYVKLVDKNRRYGFTTNLGMNYKSLYMRTQISTSWGGYRAIDIVKQGTSSSHNMWAHESYWTDMYDPDDNVDGKYPNLAYYDYIAAPSDFWQLNTFSCSVKNLTLGYEFPQSVLSKLAIQNASLGVTGYNLWHLYNPYPDKYRNMYDNSYVSYPTLRTWTVNLSVTF, from the coding sequence ATGAAACACGAACATTTAAAGAAGTTGCTGATGGTCTTTATTTTTCTCGGCAGTATCGTTGTCTGCGCACAAGATGGGGAAGGCGTTACCGTATCAGGAACAATTACCGATACCTCGGGAGATCCACTTCCGGGTGTTACTATTTTGATTAAGGGGACCAATACCGGAACAGTTACTAATTTTGACGGGGAGTATGAAATCGAGGCTTCCGAAGGTGATATCCTGTCTTTTTCCTTTGTAGGAATGAAATCCCAGGAAAGAGCAGTAGAGGGGCCTTCTGTTTTTGATATTAGAATGGTTGAGGATAACGCCCAATTGGAAGAGGTGGTTGTTGTGGGATACGGAGAACAGAAGAAAGAAGATCTTACCGGTGCTGTGGAGAATATTGATGTGGATGAAGTTGTGGATTTGCCGGTCTCTAATTTGTCTGAGGCATTGGTAGGAAGGGTTCCCGGCTTGTCCGTTTCAGGAGGAAGCGGTCGTCCCGGCGAAGCTGCCAGCATACAGATCCGCCAGACCTTCGGATTTTCAAAAGATGGAAATACCACCCTTCCATTGGTAGTGATCGATGATATGATCCAGGTCGATCCCGAAACCGGTTTGCCAACACTGGAAACATTTAACCGGTTAGATCCTTCCGAGATAGAAAGCATTACGGTTTTAAAAGACGGATCAGCGGCTATTTACGGTGCCCGGGCTTCACAGGGTGCTATCGTTGTCAAAACAAAAAGAGGGCGACCCGGAAAGACCAAATTCAATTATTACGGTCAGTTCTCGTTTAATGATGCTGTTAGCCATAGCAAAACCATGAGTGCTTATGAATATGGTCTGTGGCACAACAGGTTCTTAAAGGCCGATAACAGGGATGATGAGGGGAGAAACCTTTTTTCTGCCGAAGAATTGGAAGAGATGAAAAATCTGGATTATAACTGGTTAGATAAAGCCTGGTCTTCTGCCGGACAGCAAAAACATGCCCTTACCGTAAGCGGGGGAAGTGAAAAAGTTACTTATTTTGCAGGAACCACCTATTTTACACAGGGAGCCAATCTCGGAGAGCAGAGCTATGAGAAATGGAACTTCCGTACCGGGATCAATGCGAAAATTTCCAATAGTTTTGACTTGTCGGTTTCCGTCTCGGGGAATACGGGAGATGTTGAAAAATCGTTTACCAAAGCCGCAGCGAATATAAATGACAGCAGCTACGGTTCCAAGGCGGGAGGGGGAGAGCAGGCGGACTATGGATACCTGCTTCACATGCCGAGATATATCCCCTGGCAAACAATGGTTAACGGTGAACAGTACTGGATGTCCCCTTTTCCGCGTACGGATCGTAACCTTCAAAGTGCAAACTCCAACCGTACTATTGCGGGCTGGAACTATTTTGCTACGTTGAACAACGGTTCAAAGCAGGTTACTGAAGATTTCTCGTATAATGTCAATGCATCATTGACCTATAAAGTGCCTTTCATTAAAGGTTTGTCTTTAAAGGGAACTTTCGCCAGAAGTGAGAGTTCCGTTCGTACAGAACAGGTACAGTTACCTTATACATTGGCGCGAATTACAAATTATAATAATGAAGGGCACCACCTGGCCAGCGCAGCCGAAGATTCCGATTATAAGATAGAGACCAACGAGCGTAATTCAAGGGTTTATTATAATAATGATGATAATAAAAGTACACAGGTCAATTTCTTTATTAATTATGCAAGGACTTTCGGGGACCATGATATCAGTGCTATGGTGGGTATGGAGCGCTCCGAGTCAAGTTATAAAAGTACACGTTTAGCTTATGAGGGAACATCTGCAGATTACCTGGGTACTCATGAAACTGCGGGGGAGTTGTCCGATAACTCTACCTCGTATAAAGGAGAGGCCGGGACACTTTCTTACCTGGGACGGGTAAACTACAGTTATAAATCAAGGTATTTATTTCAGTTTCTTTTCCGTAGCGATGCTTCCACAAAATTCGCACCCGAAAATTACTGGGGTTTCTTTCCTTCAGTCCAGGTGGGCTGGATCATGTCTAAAGAAAACTGGTTCCGGGATGCCCTTCCATGGGTTGACCACTTGAAAATACGTTATTCCATCGGTAAAACCGGAAAAGACAATATTAAGGCCTGGCGATGGATGCAATACTATGATCTTTATACCGATAAAGGATTTCAGTTCGGAGAGAACGGTGGAGAACTGGGAGGCGGATTATCACCCAAGGTAACGCCAAACAGAGATGTACGCTGGGACAATACCATTAAGCACAACGTGGGGCTTGACATCAATGTATTACAAAACAGACTGCAGATAGGGACCAATTTTTATTATGACAGAACCACAGATATGCTGACCGATATGGCCGGTACCGCAGGGGTTCCGATTTCAGTAGGAGGTGGATTTGCAGAACAGAACTATGCAGCTGTTGATGCCTGGGGAACAGAAGTCAGTGTGAATTGGAGAGACCAGATAAATGATAATTTTGGTTATAATGTGGGTGTGAACTTCGGAATTTCCAATAACAAGGTTAAAGAATATCCCGAACAAGCACTTCAGCATCCGTCGTACAACGTTGTGCAGCAAGGAGCATCATTGTTTTATCCGACATGGGGATTTGAGACATGGAAAGAAACATCTACGGGAGACGGTATTTTACGTACGGATGAAGATATTCAGAAATATTGGGGATACTTAACTGAACGAGCCAATAATGCCGGTGTTGACCCCATGTATTTTGATATAAATTCGGTAGATGCCCTGCAGAAAGGAATGATGGCTTATAAGGACGTTGGAGGTGATTTTAATAGCGAGACCGGTACCCAAGCTGGTCCGGATGGACGAATTACAGACAATCTGGATTACGTCAAACTGGTGGATAAGAACAGAAGATACGGCTTTACGACCAATCTGGGAATGAATTATAAGTCGCTCTATATGAGAACCCAGATCAGTACCTCCTGGGGCGGATACAGGGCTATTGATATAGTGAAACAGGGAACATCTTCCTCCCATAATATGTGGGCCCATGAAAGTTACTGGACAGATATGTATGACCCGGATGATAACGTAGACGGAAAATATCCTAACCTGGCTTATTATGATTATATAGCAGCTCCATCAGATTTCTGGCAGCTCAATACTTTTAGTTGTTCAGTGAAAAATCTTACGCTTGGTTACGAATTTCCTCAAAGTGTTTTATCCAAACTGGCTATACAGAATGCTTCATTGGGAGTAACTGGGTATAACCTATGGCATCTCTATAATCCGTATCCCGACAAGTATCGCAATATGTATGATAATTCCTACGTCAGTTATCCTACACTTAGAACATGGACGGTGAATTTGAGCGTTACATTCTAA
- a CDS encoding aceric acid hydrolase, translating to MKTRFFIIPFILAAVYANAQDKALVNTSGSPYAKLKSVDLDDVTWTGGFWKEQFEVEKNNTLPFMWKLYHDAKTTHAYRNFEIAAGLMKGKHDGPSFHDGDFYKLFEAMAAMYAATGDKKLDEEMDKAISLIAKAQRKDGYLHTPVLIEERWGTLGEEELQKQLGFEKYNMGHLMTAACVHYRATGKDSFLKVAEGVADYLYDFYKKASPELARNAICPSHYMGVVEMYRTTGNDRYLELAQNLIDIRGTTDDGTDDNQDRIPFREQKNAMGHAVRANYLYAGVADLYAETGEKVLLENLKSIWEDVVYRKMYITGACGALYDGVSPDGTSYDPAEVQKIHQAYGRPYQLPNATAHNETCANIGNVLWNWRMLQITGKAKYADVLELSLYNSVLSGISLEGTEFLYTNPLLVTDNLPFEQRWGNTRKGYIALSNCCPPNVTRTLAEVNNYAYSISGKGLYVNLYGNNTLTTALPDGTEISVEQKTDYPWDGKVTLKIKKTPEAPYGLFLRIPGWCKGADIRVNGGKAVRDIRPGTYAALNRKWRSGDEIVLNLPMPVTLMEANPLVEEARNQVAVKRGPLVYCLESEDIPANTGINEIVLDPETRFDLEKRSIADRKVVTLKATAGIKSGKWKKSLYRPLKTEEKGIPVKFVPYFTWGNRGEGEMTVWLPY from the coding sequence ATGAAAACCAGATTTTTTATAATTCCGTTTATCCTGGCCGCAGTTTATGCAAATGCCCAGGATAAAGCATTGGTCAACACCTCCGGGAGCCCCTATGCCAAATTGAAAAGCGTAGACCTGGACGATGTGACCTGGACCGGTGGCTTCTGGAAAGAACAGTTTGAGGTAGAGAAGAACAACACCCTGCCCTTTATGTGGAAACTCTATCACGATGCCAAAACCACACATGCCTATCGCAATTTCGAGATCGCAGCCGGACTGATGAAGGGAAAACACGACGGCCCTTCCTTTCACGACGGTGATTTCTACAAGTTATTTGAAGCCATGGCCGCCATGTATGCCGCTACCGGAGATAAAAAGCTGGACGAAGAAATGGATAAGGCCATTTCGCTCATAGCCAAAGCACAACGTAAGGACGGCTATTTGCATACCCCGGTGTTGATCGAAGAAAGATGGGGCACCCTGGGCGAAGAAGAACTGCAAAAGCAGCTCGGCTTTGAAAAATACAACATGGGTCACCTGATGACCGCAGCCTGCGTGCATTACCGGGCCACGGGAAAAGACAGTTTCCTGAAAGTGGCGGAAGGTGTAGCCGATTATCTCTATGATTTTTATAAAAAAGCCTCTCCCGAACTCGCGAGAAATGCCATTTGTCCGTCGCACTACATGGGTGTTGTGGAAATGTACCGGACCACCGGGAATGACAGGTACCTGGAACTGGCCCAAAATCTTATCGACATAAGGGGAACTACCGATGACGGTACGGACGACAACCAGGACAGGATACCTTTCCGGGAACAGAAAAATGCCATGGGCCACGCGGTGAGGGCCAATTACCTCTATGCGGGTGTGGCCGACCTGTATGCCGAGACCGGGGAGAAGGTATTGCTGGAAAACCTCAAATCCATCTGGGAAGATGTAGTGTACCGCAAAATGTATATCACCGGAGCCTGCGGGGCCCTGTATGACGGGGTTTCTCCGGACGGGACATCCTACGATCCCGCCGAAGTACAGAAGATTCACCAGGCCTACGGCCGCCCCTATCAATTGCCGAATGCCACCGCACACAACGAGACCTGTGCCAATATCGGGAACGTATTGTGGAACTGGCGCATGCTGCAGATCACCGGCAAGGCAAAATATGCCGACGTCCTGGAACTGTCCCTCTACAACAGCGTATTGTCCGGCATTAGCCTGGAAGGAACGGAATTTTTGTACACCAACCCGCTTCTGGTCACCGACAACCTGCCTTTCGAACAGCGCTGGGGCAATACCCGGAAAGGCTATATAGCCCTGTCCAACTGCTGTCCGCCCAATGTCACCCGGACCCTGGCCGAAGTTAACAATTATGCTTACAGCATATCCGGAAAGGGCCTTTATGTCAACCTCTACGGGAACAATACGCTCACCACCGCTCTGCCGGACGGTACGGAAATATCGGTTGAACAAAAAACAGATTACCCGTGGGATGGAAAGGTAACACTCAAAATAAAAAAGACCCCGGAAGCACCTTACGGGCTCTTTCTCCGTATTCCTGGCTGGTGCAAAGGTGCGGACATACGGGTAAACGGCGGGAAGGCCGTACGGGATATCAGGCCGGGGACCTATGCAGCATTGAACCGGAAGTGGAGGAGCGGCGATGAGATCGTGTTAAACCTGCCCATGCCCGTAACCCTGATGGAAGCCAATCCGCTGGTGGAAGAAGCCAGGAACCAGGTGGCTGTAAAAAGGGGACCGCTGGTATATTGTCTGGAATCAGAAGATATACCCGCGAATACCGGAATAAATGAAATAGTACTTGACCCTGAGACCAGATTTGATCTTGAAAAACGGTCGATAGCCGACAGGAAGGTGGTGACATTAAAAGCAACGGCCGGAATAAAGAGCGGGAAGTGGAAGAAATCGTTATATCGTCCTTTGAAAACAGAGGAAAAAGGTATTCCTGTGAAATTTGTGCCCTATTTCACCTGGGGAAACCGTGGAGAAGGAGAGATGACCGTCTGGTTGCCATATTGA
- a CDS encoding pectate lyase family protein, giving the protein MRKTKIGRALLLIAILSAAFQCARENTVQKQQVKVDFDFDGRKLGEVHDPEYEPWLIGEAGDLKKEFGEITVQLNGDMQSGWYKTNIQAPHYARLVSDGLMATGELEMIIRGLSPGTHSLLSFHNRFDGQESTDISPVDIFVNGKKVEMVRPTHKSTSTIDAAMVYTRFHVKKDESVTVRFVSKEPGEKLVVNGFELDYPNKMKQARNPFPENNDEHVAADGNLTLKWESPGGNTSHQLYFGTSETAVQNAKTTSEEYKGEMDTNAYDVSDLYSMQTYYWRVDETDENGETTRGTVWSFRPAQLAFPGAEGYGRFAIGGRGGKVVEVTNLNDSGPGSLRYAVEEEKGPRTIVFRVSGEIRLKSRMIANDKYVTIAGQTAPGKGIVITRAPVGLTGDDCITRFVRVRIGSGTTYDGMGLTGADHSIIDHCSVSWTIDEGFSSRGAHNITLQRTLISEALNVAGHDKYEKGKMHGYAATIGGNTGSFHHNLLAHNYGRNWSMGGGLSGDGYYTGRLDMRNNVVYNWGHRTTDGGAHEVVFENNYYKPGPATDLFYALTMDHEGVGKGIQRAYFSGNVMPGYFDENNQEKGRRSRISNGEIVDYETFVDQPFFKSYVTTQPARAAYKNVLSDVGANLPLDKHDQRILRETMDSTYTYKGKFSALGGMIDTEKDVGGLEDYPEEKRPADWDTDHDGLPDWWEKARGLNPDSGAGDFSDTNTDKNRDGFTELDHYLDWIAQPHYFVEAGGEASLGAKALFRGYREGPEYTIVNKENVSASVTEGKIRFKGAEKGMAYFEIQVKDASGDTMTRRVNVFVE; this is encoded by the coding sequence ATGAGGAAAACTAAAATAGGCAGGGCATTGCTGCTTATCGCGATACTTTCGGCGGCTTTTCAATGTGCTAGGGAGAATACCGTACAAAAACAGCAGGTAAAAGTCGACTTTGATTTTGACGGCAGAAAGCTGGGAGAAGTTCATGACCCGGAATATGAACCGTGGTTAATCGGGGAAGCTGGAGATCTGAAAAAGGAATTCGGTGAAATTACCGTTCAGCTGAATGGAGATATGCAGTCCGGTTGGTATAAAACAAACATACAGGCCCCGCATTATGCACGGCTGGTGAGTGACGGGCTCATGGCAACAGGAGAGCTGGAAATGATTATTCGGGGACTCTCGCCCGGGACACATTCCCTGTTGAGTTTTCACAACCGGTTTGACGGGCAGGAATCGACGGATATTTCTCCTGTGGACATATTTGTGAACGGTAAAAAAGTAGAAATGGTCCGCCCCACACATAAATCTACATCCACTATTGATGCGGCGATGGTTTACACCCGGTTTCATGTGAAGAAGGACGAAAGTGTAACGGTCCGGTTTGTCAGTAAAGAGCCGGGAGAGAAATTGGTGGTAAATGGTTTTGAACTGGATTATCCGAATAAAATGAAACAGGCCCGGAACCCTTTTCCGGAAAACAATGACGAGCATGTGGCTGCTGACGGGAACCTGACCTTAAAGTGGGAATCGCCCGGAGGGAACACCTCACATCAACTGTATTTCGGCACATCGGAGACGGCTGTACAAAATGCAAAGACAACTTCCGAGGAGTACAAGGGAGAGATGGACACCAATGCGTATGATGTGTCGGACTTATATTCCATGCAGACCTATTACTGGAGAGTGGATGAAACGGATGAGAACGGGGAAACCACCAGAGGAACAGTCTGGTCTTTCAGGCCTGCCCAGCTTGCATTTCCCGGGGCGGAAGGCTACGGACGGTTTGCCATTGGCGGCCGGGGTGGAAAAGTGGTTGAAGTGACCAACCTGAATGACAGCGGCCCGGGAAGTCTGCGATATGCCGTTGAAGAGGAAAAAGGTCCGAGGACCATTGTCTTTCGGGTATCGGGCGAGATCCGGCTGAAATCGCGAATGATCGCGAATGATAAATATGTGACCATTGCCGGCCAGACCGCCCCCGGAAAAGGAATTGTAATTACCAGGGCGCCTGTCGGCCTGACCGGGGATGACTGTATAACGCGTTTTGTACGTGTGCGGATCGGATCGGGAACAACCTATGACGGCATGGGACTTACAGGCGCAGACCATAGCATTATAGATCATTGCTCGGTAAGCTGGACCATTGACGAAGGCTTTAGTTCCAGGGGCGCGCACAATATCACCCTGCAGCGCACATTAATTTCGGAGGCACTGAACGTAGCCGGGCACGATAAGTACGAAAAAGGAAAAATGCACGGATATGCAGCGACTATCGGAGGGAATACAGGAAGCTTTCATCACAATTTACTGGCCCATAATTACGGCCGGAACTGGAGTATGGGCGGCGGTTTGAGCGGAGATGGCTATTACACAGGCCGTCTGGATATGCGAAACAATGTAGTGTACAACTGGGGGCACCGGACCACAGACGGGGGTGCCCACGAAGTAGTATTTGAGAATAATTATTACAAACCCGGTCCGGCAACCGATCTTTTTTACGCCCTGACCATGGATCACGAGGGCGTCGGTAAGGGAATACAAAGAGCCTACTTTTCCGGGAACGTAATGCCGGGGTACTTTGATGAAAATAATCAGGAAAAGGGACGCAGATCGCGCATCTCGAACGGAGAGATTGTGGACTATGAAACTTTTGTCGACCAGCCGTTTTTTAAAAGCTATGTAACCACACAACCGGCTCGTGCGGCATACAAAAATGTGCTGTCCGACGTGGGAGCCAATCTCCCCCTGGATAAACATGATCAGCGGATCTTGCGGGAAACCATGGATAGTACTTACACCTACAAGGGCAAATTCAGTGCACTCGGGGGCATGATAGATACGGAAAAAGATGTGGGCGGACTGGAAGATTACCCGGAAGAAAAACGACCCGCAGACTGGGACACCGACCACGACGGCCTGCCCGACTGGTGGGAAAAGGCCCGCGGCCTGAACCCGGATTCAGGAGCAGGTGATTTTTCCGATACGAACACCGATAAAAACAGGGACGGCTTCACGGAACTGGACCACTACCTGGACTGGATAGCACAACCGCACTATTTTGTTGAAGCAGGCGGGGAAGCCTCCCTGGGTGCAAAAGCACTTTTCAGGGGATACCGGGAAGGGCCGGAGTACACCATCGTCAACAAAGAAAATGTTAGTGCCTCTGTAACGGAAGGTAAAATAAGATTCAAAGGCGCCGAAAAGGGAATGGCATATTTTGAAATACAGGTAAAGGATGCTTCCGGCGATACCATGACCCGAAGGGTGAATGTTTTTGTGGAATAG